A stretch of Nitrospiraceae bacterium DNA encodes these proteins:
- a CDS encoding DHA2 family efflux MFS transporter permease subunit, giving the protein MQAVFSKPLRGWHFILFNITLGLGHILVMFNAGSYVALLPHVAGDLEGVLPSFLTWAQTDFMIALALGIPIGRTLSDRYGHTRVFVVAFLLYAVASYIGAISQTHWEFLNARIVQGFAGGLTIFLSQDMLLKEYPARLKSMGLAIWGLFTITPFTIGLPVGGWIADDLGWRYLFYMDVVLSLVVVGFMGSLLYGRGFPRRRTRFDFVGFFLLAVILGGIQTLLNMGNDFDWLDSPFLRGVLIVVIVALPCFIIWEFGERHPILDLRLFADRNFTIGVICLVVGFFSIQGLLTLLIVQLQLLMGYSSLLAGMALLPMVFLGAPMIALMHELSKRFDVRMLASLNFLGFALTLYWIGQYDDPHSFDQIFWPMLLEGLFLGSFFTPLTVLMLHRLSGVQIIRAAETANLLRISAGAFGITYQEVVHFRRLPFHQLHLANHFGGRQFASFDVLGGFSTKLNGAGLDAAMVNGKLLALVRQYAGILAMSDAFLLASSMFMGLAALVWLAYPTYLPLYPSRDEELKEMRSEALLEEPL; this is encoded by the coding sequence ATGCAGGCCGTGTTTTCCAAACCCCTCAGAGGATGGCACTTTATTCTGTTCAATATCACACTCGGTCTGGGGCACATTCTCGTGATGTTCAATGCCGGGTCCTATGTTGCGTTGTTGCCCCATGTCGCCGGCGACCTGGAAGGGGTGTTGCCGAGTTTCCTGACCTGGGCTCAGACGGATTTCATGATTGCTCTGGCGCTGGGCATTCCCATTGGTCGCACGCTGTCTGACCGGTACGGCCATACCCGTGTGTTTGTTGTCGCGTTTCTTCTGTATGCCGTGGCTTCGTATATTGGCGCCATCAGTCAGACCCATTGGGAATTTCTGAATGCCAGAATTGTTCAAGGGTTTGCAGGCGGCCTCACGATTTTTCTCTCACAAGATATGCTCCTCAAAGAATACCCGGCTCGGCTCAAGTCCATGGGATTGGCCATCTGGGGTCTGTTTACCATTACGCCGTTTACCATTGGTCTTCCTGTGGGAGGGTGGATCGCGGATGATCTCGGGTGGCGTTATCTGTTTTATATGGATGTGGTCCTCTCCCTGGTTGTCGTCGGTTTCATGGGTTCGTTGCTGTATGGTCGGGGATTCCCTCGACGACGTACCAGGTTTGACTTCGTGGGATTTTTTTTATTGGCCGTCATTTTGGGCGGCATTCAGACTCTTCTGAACATGGGGAACGATTTTGACTGGCTTGACTCGCCATTCCTCCGTGGCGTCCTCATCGTCGTCATCGTGGCATTGCCTTGTTTTATTATCTGGGAGTTTGGCGAGCGCCATCCTATTCTGGATCTCCGGTTGTTCGCCGACCGGAATTTTACCATCGGGGTGATCTGTTTGGTGGTCGGATTTTTTTCGATCCAGGGATTACTCACACTGCTGATCGTCCAGCTTCAATTGTTGATGGGGTATTCCTCGTTACTTGCCGGTATGGCGCTCCTCCCCATGGTGTTTTTAGGGGCTCCGATGATTGCCCTGATGCATGAGCTCTCCAAACGGTTCGACGTTCGGATGCTGGCGAGTCTTAATTTTCTTGGGTTTGCATTGACTTTATACTGGATAGGCCAATACGACGATCCTCACTCATTTGATCAGATTTTCTGGCCGATGCTGCTTGAAGGTCTATTCCTGGGATCATTTTTTACTCCGCTCACTGTGCTCATGCTGCATCGCTTGTCTGGCGTTCAAATAATACGTGCAGCGGAAACGGCCAATCTCTTGCGGATTTCCGCCGGGGCGTTTGGGATTACGTATCAGGAGGTTGTACATTTCCGGCGTCTCCCCTTCCATCAGCTTCATCTGGCGAACCATTTTGGCGGGAGGCAGTTTGCGTCATTCGATGTGTTGGGAGGATTCTCGACCAAACTGAATGGCGCTGGGCTCGATGCTGCCATGGTCAATGGCAAGCTCCTGGCCCTTGTCAGGCAGTATGCGGGAATTCTGGCCATGAGCGATGCGTTTCTGCTTGCCAGCTCGATGTTTATGGGATTAGCCGCGCTCGTCTGGTTGGCCTATCCCACTTACCTCCCGTTGTATCCAAGCCGGGATGAAGAGTTGAAAGAAATGCGGTCCGAAGCACTCCTTGAGGAGCCGCTATGA
- a CDS encoding efflux transporter outer membrane subunit, whose protein sequence is MCALLLCAGCAWIPPGEAPAEFLEPDSMEEALSHAIHHEPEEPIPEWPNDRWWQEFGSPELDELIDTGLKNNPGLKVAYARLHEAHALVRVEGARLLPFLEADAELTAERISEHGVFAALNPEVAGIDIALGLINPLSFRWELDFWGKNRAMMESAMSRELAHHAEWAEVRLRLTTAIARSYFRRVALRQQLEVVEAMVELRRDLLNLAKIRFRSGLDDGNSVMRATAELEAANKRQAGTREQLDFQQYLLVRLSGHGPDWGEHVFADRVTLPRRIPLPPELPIGLLAHRPDLAAAKYRAEAAAKLIKVAKTRFLPTIDLNGFVGFRALTLASGAGSLGNLLFSSSSLAYGGGPGLRLPWFEGGRLRGELEAQRREYDSAVELYNDTLLEAMREVADSLSVWHETRSMLEAHRRLLTSVWNDRHLVEVRFRTGLDDRREVLKQQHAVLDQEFALKALEADQLVSMVGLIEALGGGYPIVQESSQARK, encoded by the coding sequence ATGTGCGCCCTGCTCCTTTGTGCTGGTTGTGCCTGGATTCCTCCAGGCGAAGCCCCCGCCGAATTCTTAGAACCGGATTCCATGGAAGAGGCACTGTCCCATGCAATTCATCACGAACCGGAGGAGCCAATCCCGGAATGGCCTAACGATCGTTGGTGGCAAGAGTTCGGCAGCCCTGAGCTGGACGAGTTGATTGACACAGGTCTCAAGAATAACCCCGGTCTCAAGGTTGCTTACGCCCGTCTCCACGAGGCGCATGCCCTGGTCCGCGTCGAAGGTGCGAGGTTGCTGCCGTTCCTGGAGGCCGACGCTGAATTGACCGCAGAGCGGATTTCCGAACATGGCGTGTTTGCGGCCCTTAATCCTGAGGTGGCGGGGATTGATATTGCGCTGGGCCTCATCAATCCATTGAGTTTTCGATGGGAGTTGGATTTCTGGGGGAAGAATCGCGCCATGATGGAATCTGCCATGAGCAGGGAATTGGCCCATCATGCGGAATGGGCAGAGGTGCGGTTACGGTTAACCACTGCGATCGCACGCTCGTATTTTCGCAGGGTTGCATTGCGCCAGCAGCTTGAGGTGGTCGAGGCTATGGTGGAACTTCGTCGCGATCTCTTGAATCTGGCGAAGATTCGATTTCGGTCCGGCCTGGATGATGGCAACTCGGTCATGAGGGCCACGGCGGAGTTAGAGGCGGCGAATAAACGCCAAGCCGGTACCAGGGAGCAGTTGGACTTTCAACAATATCTGCTGGTCAGACTGAGCGGTCACGGGCCTGATTGGGGAGAGCATGTCTTCGCTGATAGGGTGACTCTACCCCGGCGAATTCCCTTGCCGCCCGAATTGCCGATCGGGTTGTTGGCGCACCGACCGGATCTCGCCGCCGCCAAATATCGAGCCGAGGCTGCAGCAAAGTTGATCAAGGTGGCGAAGACTCGATTTCTTCCCACTATCGATCTAAACGGGTTCGTGGGTTTTAGAGCTCTGACTCTGGCGAGCGGGGCCGGTTCTTTGGGGAATCTTCTGTTTTCCTCGTCCAGTCTTGCGTATGGGGGCGGACCGGGTCTGCGGCTTCCCTGGTTCGAAGGCGGTCGCCTCCGTGGAGAACTAGAGGCACAACGGAGAGAATATGACTCGGCAGTGGAACTCTATAACGATACCTTGCTGGAAGCCATGCGGGAAGTTGCCGACAGTCTGAGTGTCTGGCATGAGACTCGCTCGATGCTTGAGGCACACCGTCGGCTCCTGACCTCGGTTTGGAACGACCGGCACCTTGTTGAAGTCCGCTTTCGCACCGGTCTGGACGATCGCCGTGAGGTGTTAAAACAGCAGCATGCGGTATTGGATCAGGAGTTCGCCCTGAAGGCCCTGGAAGCCGATCAACTTGTGTCGATGGTGGGTTTGATTGAAGCTTTGGGTGGGGGGTACCCCATCGTTCAAGAATCCTCTCAAGCAAGGAAATGA
- a CDS encoding HlyD family secretion protein: MLKIRPKEIRRRRNRRLLLVGVILVAAVLAYGGYWWYYARFWVWTDNAFIAGNLVTLEAQATGIITQVLVEETQYVEKGDLLIRLDEHQAQAKLGRTRGLLGGEVRRIASLFAQRRQIQQKFTSRMARLDLVRHDVARFREALPSGAISEQILQNALDKMRALQAEVREIREEYQSITAEVGGVNIMDHPAVEAAKHEFIAAYLEYIRQRIRAPASGHVAKRKAQVGDQVHPGVPLMTIVPLDHLWVEVNLRETEMQQVRPGQSALINVDVYGKHHTYHGMVEGLVPGTGSVFALLPPENATGNFIHIVERVPVRVAFLKDEILEHPVRPGLSTKTYIHVSEPGRPLDVSLAEASTQEYETNIYADELTDAESLAHEIIMENLVLKGDRPEPA; the protein is encoded by the coding sequence ATGCTGAAAATTCGCCCTAAGGAAATTCGTCGCCGGCGTAACCGCAGGCTCTTGTTGGTGGGTGTGATTCTCGTTGCGGCGGTATTGGCTTATGGGGGGTACTGGTGGTACTACGCCCGTTTCTGGGTGTGGACCGATAATGCTTTTATTGCCGGCAACCTCGTCACGTTGGAGGCCCAGGCAACGGGCATTATCACTCAAGTCCTCGTGGAGGAAACCCAGTATGTGGAAAAAGGCGATCTTCTCATTCGTCTTGATGAACACCAGGCCCAGGCCAAATTGGGCCGGACGCGGGGCTTACTGGGAGGGGAGGTGCGCAGAATCGCGTCATTGTTCGCCCAGAGGCGGCAGATCCAGCAAAAATTTACCTCCAGGATGGCTCGACTCGACTTAGTACGCCATGATGTGGCCCGTTTCCGTGAGGCGCTTCCGAGTGGAGCCATTTCCGAACAAATCCTTCAGAATGCCCTTGATAAGATGCGTGCCCTTCAAGCCGAAGTCAGGGAAATCCGTGAGGAATACCAATCCATCACCGCGGAGGTGGGGGGCGTGAATATCATGGATCATCCCGCTGTAGAAGCCGCCAAGCATGAATTCATCGCCGCCTATCTCGAATACATCCGGCAGCGCATTCGGGCGCCGGCTTCGGGCCATGTGGCCAAGCGAAAGGCCCAGGTCGGTGACCAGGTTCATCCGGGTGTTCCATTGATGACGATCGTGCCTTTGGATCATCTGTGGGTGGAAGTCAATTTACGGGAAACCGAAATGCAGCAGGTCCGTCCCGGTCAGTCGGCACTGATAAATGTGGACGTATACGGGAAACACCATACATACCATGGGATGGTCGAAGGGTTGGTGCCCGGCACTGGCAGTGTATTCGCTCTGTTGCCTCCTGAGAATGCAACCGGCAATTTCATTCATATTGTGGAACGCGTGCCTGTGCGCGTGGCTTTTTTGAAAGATGAAATCCTTGAGCACCCCGTTCGCCCGGGATTGTCGACCAAAACCTATATCCATGTGAGCGAGCCGGGACGCCCTCTGGATGTCTCGCTGGCAGAGGCTTCCACTCAGGAGTATGAAACGAACATCTATGCCGATGAACTTACCGATGCAGAATCCCTGGCACATGAGATCATCATGGAGAACCTTGTTTTGAAAGGCGATCGGCCAGAACCGGCATAG